The following proteins come from a genomic window of Crassostrea angulata isolate pt1a10 chromosome 1, ASM2561291v2, whole genome shotgun sequence:
- the LOC128160089 gene encoding uncharacterized protein LOC128160089 isoform X1, producing the protein MALVLCLILHVVLSKVSGLDAEDWRKEIEKRLSSLEEFNVHLQKENANLRFIVSETQHENKLLKRELNKVVERVDKCEEAILTHDDIQRTLGRGTVTKESDDDLKIFSKGNRHSNPRRGERSMELVGSENENEVFTKWKGQPVPRIVPPDSYPVSAVAFYGYLSKNSAPNLPPHHLIVYDKVVINRANGYNKGDGIFIAPVTGVYAFHFSVCVFESPDIPWASLEIALNGNTLGSIFEEGAASGGGFHCSSTLVISDVHIGDHVFIRTMQTTIGHIHSDQRGRTSFSGWLLYR; encoded by the exons ATGGCATTAGTTCTCTGCTTAATACTGCATGTTGTTCTTTCCAAAGTAAGTGGTTTAGATGCTGAAGATTGGAGGAAAGAAATCGAGAAACGGTTATCATCGCTAGAGGAATTCAATGTTCATCTTCAGAAAGAAAACGCAAATCTTCGATTCATTGTCTCAGAAACACAACACgaaaacaaacttttaaaacGCGAGCTAAACAAGGTAGTAGAACGCGTCGATAAGTGTGAAGAGGCAATTCTTACGCATGATGACATACAGAGGACTTTGGGGAGAGGCACAGTGACAAAGGAGTCAGACgatgatttgaaaatattttccaaAGGAAATAGACATTCAAATCCAAGAAGAGGTGAAAGATCCATGGAGTTAGTGGGATCAGAGAATGAGAATGAAGTATTCACTAAATGGAAAGGTCAACCCGTTCCAAGAATAG ttCCTCCCGACTCCTATCCTGTTTCTGCCGTGGCCTTTTACGGGTATTTGTCAAAGAACAGCGCTCCTAACTTACCACCACACCATCTAATAGTTTACGATAAAGTGGTAATAAACAGAGCCAATGGATATAACAAGGGGGACGGGATATTCATCGCACCTGTCACCGGAGTCTACGCCTTCCATTTCTCTGTATGTGTGTTTGAAAGCCCGGATATTCCATGGGCCAGTCTTGAAATCGCTCTTAATGGAAATACTCTCGGGTCTATTTTTGAAGAAGGCGCGGCTTCAGGAGGTGGTTTTCACTGCAGCAGCACACTAGTTATATCAGATGTTCACATTGGTGATCACGTTTTCATTAGAACAATGCAAACTACCATAGGACATATCCATAGCGATCAACGAGGAAGAACATCGTTTTCTGGGTGGCTTTTGTACAGATAA
- the LOC128193254 gene encoding complement C1q tumor necrosis factor-related protein 3-like gives MAVVFCLILQLIISTVSGLDSDVWKKEIDKRLSSLEEFNVHLLEENANLRSLISETQRENKILKRELNNIAERVSKCEEVILRQDEDINRTEETFLETRESGDGSKILSRKNSQPGPRIVPPDSYPVSAVAFYGYLSQSSAPNLSPHHPIVYDTVVINRANGYNKGDGIFIAPVTGVYAFHISVCVINGPEDPWVSLEITLNGNSLGSTFEEGVVSGSGYHCSSTLIVSDVHIGDHVFVRTVEHVRGHIHSDHRGRSSFSGWLLYR, from the exons ATGGCAGTAGTGTTTTGTCTAATACTACAGCTGATTATCTCCACAGTAAGTGGGTTAGATTCTGATGTTTGGAAGAAAGAAATCGACAAACGGTTATCATCGCTAGAGGAATTCAATGTTCATCTTCTTGAAGAAAATGCCAATCTTCGGTCCCTTATTTCAGAAACACAACGCGAAAACAAAATTCTGAAACGCGAACTAAACAACATAGCTGAACGCGTCAGTAAGTGTGAAGAAGTAATTCTCAGACAAGATGAGGACATAAACAGGACTGAGGAAACATTCTTAGAGACTAGGGAGTCAGGCGATGGGTCAAAAATATTATCAAGAAAAAATAGTCAACCTGGTCCTAGAATAG ttcCTCCCGATTCTTATCCTGTTTCTGCCGTGGCATTCTACGGGTATTTGTCCCAAAGCAGTGCTCCTAACTTATCACCGCACCATCCTATTGTCTACGATACGGTGGTGATAAACAGGGCCAATGGGTACAACAAGGGGGACGGGATATTCATCGCACCTGTCACCGGTGTCTACGCCTTTCATATCTCTGTATGTGTGATAAATGGTCCAGAAGATCCGTGGGTCAGTCTTGAAATTACTCTCAATGGAAACAGTCTGGGGTCCACGTTTGAAGAGGGTGTAGTCTCTGGATCTGGTTACCATTGCAGCAGCACACTAATTGTATCTGATGTTCACATCGGTGATCACGTATTCGTCAGAACAGTGGAACATGTCAGAGGACATATCCATAGCGATCATCGAGGACGTTCATCATTTTCTGGGTGGCTGTTGTACAGATAG